In the genome of Erinaceus europaeus chromosome 8, mEriEur2.1, whole genome shotgun sequence, one region contains:
- the INMT gene encoding indolethylamine N-methyltransferase, whose protein sequence is MEGFTGGDEYQKHFQPRDYLATYYNLQSGPSAEAEMLRFYLECLHKTFGPGGLRGDTLIDIGSGPTIYQVLSACEAFGDITMSDFTDRNREELQKWLKKEPGAYDWTPVVKYACELEGDSDRWQEKEEKLRAVVRRVLKCDANLANPLAPAVLPPADCVLTLLAMEAACCSLDAYRTGLRNLASLLKPGGHLVTAVTLGLSSYMVGKREFSCLALGKEEVQQAVLDAGLHIQHVLHSPKSYTASSAANTGGVCFLVACKKPGPEVPGSAQAPTPPRATIG, encoded by the exons ATGGAGGGCTTCACCGGAGGGGATGAATACCAGAAGCACTTCCAGCCCCGCGACTACCTGGCCACCTACTACAACTTGCAGAGTGGACCCTCGGCCGAGGCAGAGATGCTCAGGTTTTACCTGGAGTGTCTGCACAAGACCTTTGGCCCtg GGGGACTCCGGGGGGACACGCTGATCGACATTGGCTCGGGCCCCACCATCTACCAAGTGCTCTCCGCCTGCGAGGCCTTCGGGGACATCACGATGTCTGACTTCACTGACCGCAACAGGGAGGAGCTGCAGAAATGGCTCAagaaggagccgggggcttatgaCTGGACCCCGGTGGTGAAATATGCCTGTGAGCTGGAGGGCGACAG CGACAGGtggcaggagaaggaggagaagctgCGGGCAGTGGTGAGGCGGGTGCTCAAGTGTGACGCCAACCTGGCCAACCCCTTGGCCCCGGCTGTGCTGCCCCCGGCTGACTGCGTGCTCACGTTGCTGGCCATGGAGGCTGCCTGCTGCAGCCTGGACGCCTACCGCACGGGGCTGCGCAACCTGGCCTCGCTGCTCAAGCCCGGCGGCCACCTGGTGACGGCCGTCACGCTCGGCCTCTCGTCCTACATGGTGGGGAAGCGAGAGTTCTCCTGCCTGgccctggggaaggaggaggtgcAGCAGGCAGTCCTGGATGCCGGCCTCCACATCCAGCATGTCCTGCACAGCCCCAAGAGCTACACAGCCTCCAGTGCGGCCAACACCGGAGGGGTCTGCTTCCTGGTGGCCTGCAAGAAGCCGGGCCCTGAGGTGCCAGGGTCAGCACAGGCGCCCACCCCTCCCCGGGCTACAATAGGCTAG